A part of Chanos chanos chromosome 9, fChaCha1.1, whole genome shotgun sequence genomic DNA contains:
- the LOC115821564 gene encoding interferon-inducible GTPase 5-like, whose protein sequence is MAQQDPDITAAIQSSGELTLEGAAAKAKEELDKLMHVTLDIAVTGESGAGKSSFVNAIRGLSDNDDGAAPTGVTETTMEPIMYPHPTMPNVRVWDLPGIGTQNFKAKQYIKDVKFNTYDFFIIISSERFKENDIMLAKEIKKNKKKFYFVRSKIDNDVRSEMKTKGVSEQEVLLKIREDCEKNLVDFQDCKVFLISSLEINKYDFQLLEETLEKDLPATKRYALIQAWPVCSKEVFKRKVETFQKSIWALAFLSAGVAVIPIPGMSSAFDGSVMVAFFTCCYHAFGLDDASLERLSKKTGKDLKPLRKSKFVSALKDDVSLPVRISALAAVEYVSSLIPGVGSVAAAGLSFGTTKMMLNKGLNEIVETAREIMKEAGLEC, encoded by the coding sequence ATGGCACAACAAGATCCTGATATTACTGCTGCAATCCAGTCATCAGGAGAGTTAACTTTAGAGGGAGCTGCTGCTAAGGCAAAAGAAGAGCTTGATAAGCTAATGCATGTCACACTAGACATTGCTGTTACTGGTGAGAGTGGAGCTGGGAAGTCCTCTTTTGTCAATGCAATCAGAGGACTTTCTGATAATGATGATGGAGCAGCTCCAACTGGTGTGACAGAGACAACAATGGAGCCAATCATGTATCCCCACCCCACAATGCCAAACGTAAGGGTTTGGGACCTGCCTGGAATTGGGACCCAAAACTTTAAAGCAAAACAGTACATCAAGGATGTCAAATTCAACACGTATgactttttcatcatcatttcttcagagagatttaaagaaaatgacatcatgctGGCCAAAGagattaagaaaaataaaaaaaagttctattttGTTCGCTCAAAGATTGATAATGATGTGCGCTCGGAGATGAAGACAAAAGGAGTCAGTGAACAGGAGGTGCTCCTTAAGATCAGAGAGGACTGTGAAAAGAATCTGGTGGATTTTCAAGACTGTAAAGtttttttgatttcttctttaGAAATTAACAAATATGATTTCCAGCTGCTTGAAGAAACACTGGAAAAAGATCTTCCAGCCACTAAGAGATATGCCCTTATTCAGGCCTGGCCAGTTTGCTCAAAAGAAGTTTTCAAGAGGAAAGTTGAGACATTCCAAAAATCGATCTGGGCGTTAGCCTTTCTTTCTGCAGGTGTAGCAGTGATTCCAATTCCTGGGATGTCATCTGCCTTTGATGGAAGTGTTATGGTGGCTTTCTTTACCTGCTGCTACCATGCATTTGGCTTGGATGATGCTTCACTTGAGagactttccaaaaaaacagggaaagatCTAAAGCCCTTACGTAAATCAAAGTTTGTGTCTGCTCTTAAAGACGACGTGTCTTTGCCTGTTCGAATTTCAGCTCTTGCAGCCGTTGAGTATGTTTCAAGTCTCATTCCAGGTGTGGGCAGTGTTGCAGCAGCAGGACTGTCCTTTGGCACGACCAAGATGATGTTAAATAAAGGATTAAATGAGATTGTAGAAACAGCCAGAGAAATAATGAAAGAGGCAGGATTGGAGTGTTGA
- the LOC115821565 gene encoding T-cell-specific guanine nucleotide triphosphate-binding protein 1-like: MAQQDPDITAAIQSSGELTLEGAAAKAKEELDKLMHVTLDIAVTGESGAGKSSFVNAIRGLSDDDDGAAPTGVTETTMEPTMYLHPTMPNVRIWDLPGIGTQRFKVKQYIKDVRFNSYDFFIIISSERFKENDIILAKEIKKNKKNFYFVHSKTDNDIRTEMRKKGFNEQDLLLKIREDCERNLAEFGDCKVFLISSLEVRKYDFPLLKETLEKDLPDYKRYALLYLLPSLTSIIFTQSCSNYLNVTKHKF; this comes from the exons ATGGCACAACAAGATCCTGATATTACTGCTGCAATCCAGTCATCAGGAGAGTTAACTTTAGAGGGAGCTGCTGCTAAGGCAAAAGAAGAGCTTGATAAGCTAATGCATGTCACACTAGACATTGCTGTTACTGGTGAGAGTGGAGCAGGGAAGTCCTCCTTTGTGAATGCAATCAGAGGACtttctgatgatgatgatggagcaGCTCCAACTGGTGTGACAGAGACAACAATGGAGCCAACAATGTATCTGCACCCCACAATGCCAAACGTTAGGATCTGGGACCTGCCTGGAATTGGAACCCAAAGGTTTAAAGTAAAACAGTACATCAAGGATGTCAGATTTAACTCTTATgactttttcatcatcatttcttcagagagatttaaagaaaatgacatcattctGGCCAAAGAgatcaagaaaaataaaaaaaacttctatTTTGTTCACTCAAAGACTGATAATGACATTCgcacagagatgagaaaaaaaggattcaaTGAACAGGACCTGCTCCTTAAGATCAGAGAGGACTGTGAAAGGAACCTGGCAGAATTTGGAGACTGCAAAGtttttttgatttcttctttaGAAGTTAGAAAATATGATTTCCCGTTGCTTAAAGAAACCCTGGAAAAGGATCTTCCAGACTATAAGAGATATGCCCT ATTGTATCTATTACCTTCTTTGACAAGCATAATATTTACTCAATCTTGCTCAAATTACCTTAATGTCACA aaacacaaattTTAG